One genomic region from Terriglobales bacterium encodes:
- a CDS encoding phosphatidate cytidylyltransferase produces the protein MKRVATAFVLIPLVLLAVLRAPAPLFALLVAPIALLAVREFLILAQDYGAQSSRVPTYIFVALMFVAIALEGLPKPLMATGAMVFGVGFAAVLSAFVFLVFAMRKSELAASYPAASASTFAVVYVALPLALMAQLRQQWAGAFLLLYLLIVVWVGDTAAYYVGRAIGRHKLAPRISPGKTWEGAVGSFVASVAVGVYVFSNARPISMTLLRAGLIDASQGYLAIQTPSLTVLIILSALINVAAQLGDLAESLIKRGAGVKDSGSLLPGHGGLLDRIDALLFAAPVLWYYAAMHVIS, from the coding sequence ATGAAGCGCGTTGCCACCGCATTTGTTCTGATTCCGCTGGTTCTATTGGCTGTTTTGAGAGCTCCTGCTCCCTTATTTGCTCTGCTGGTCGCGCCCATTGCTCTGCTGGCGGTACGCGAGTTCCTCATCCTCGCACAGGACTACGGCGCGCAATCCTCCCGCGTGCCGACGTACATTTTTGTCGCACTGATGTTTGTAGCTATTGCGCTTGAGGGCCTGCCGAAACCGCTGATGGCCACTGGCGCTATGGTATTTGGAGTAGGTTTCGCTGCAGTGTTGTCGGCCTTCGTGTTTCTTGTTTTCGCCATGCGCAAGAGTGAATTGGCGGCCAGCTACCCGGCTGCCTCAGCCTCCACATTCGCGGTTGTGTATGTTGCTTTGCCTCTGGCTTTGATGGCGCAACTCCGCCAGCAGTGGGCGGGTGCATTTCTCTTGCTTTATCTGCTGATCGTGGTTTGGGTAGGAGACACCGCCGCTTATTACGTCGGACGAGCGATTGGACGTCACAAGCTCGCGCCGCGTATCAGTCCCGGAAAGACCTGGGAGGGTGCTGTTGGTTCTTTTGTCGCAAGCGTTGCCGTGGGAGTGTATGTGTTCTCGAATGCCCGCCCGATCAGTATGACTTTGCTGCGAGCCGGCCTCATCGATGCTTCGCAGGGATATCTGGCAATCCAAACGCCCAGTTTGACCGTGCTGATCATATTGTCCGCATTGATCAACGTCGCAGCACAATTAGGTGATCTGGCCGAATCACTGATCAAGCGAGGCGCAGGAGTGAAAGACTCTGGCTCCCTGCTGCCCGGCCATGGTGGCCTGCTCGATCGCATTGATGCCCTTCTCTTTGCTGCTCCCGTGCTGTGGTACTATGCGGCCATGCACGTGATCTCGTGA
- the rseP gene encoding RIP metalloprotease RseP, whose protein sequence is MQDFLISALSVAVVLGVMILVHEFGHFAAAKFFGVRVEQFAIGFGKRLLGFRRGDTDYRINLIPLGGYVKMSGENFMEQRNGAPYEFMSHPRWQRFIIAFAGPFMNFVLAIGLLTFVYMVRYEHPIYLDQPAVIGWVLENSPAAKAGIQPGDKITRIDGEPNPTWEDVIRRVLVNQNQSLNVTLQRGNESFERSISPQPTAPEQLENLGWLPDEPNIVTYLDSGMPAAKAGIKIGDTITAVNGQTVRSVQAMIRLLQENKDKPAQITGLRDGKEMTFVVTPQLEKVPDGEPRYRIGIRSEPQHVDKLPLAKAFSKSLEQNKKNSVLILELLERMVARKVSIKQMEGPIGIAKASGEAAKQQGWTPLLSLMSAISLNLAIFNLLPIPILDGGVILLLLIESIRGRDISIQIKERIYQVAYVLLILFAVVVIYNDLTKAIPGFSRLP, encoded by the coding sequence ATGCAAGATTTCTTAATCAGTGCTCTGTCCGTAGCTGTGGTGCTGGGCGTCATGATCCTGGTCCACGAGTTCGGACACTTTGCCGCCGCCAAATTCTTTGGAGTCCGCGTCGAACAATTCGCGATCGGTTTTGGGAAACGGCTGTTGGGGTTTCGCAGAGGGGACACCGACTACCGCATTAATCTGATTCCTCTCGGCGGCTACGTAAAGATGTCCGGCGAGAATTTCATGGAGCAGCGCAACGGCGCTCCTTATGAATTCATGTCCCATCCCCGCTGGCAGCGTTTCATTATCGCCTTCGCCGGCCCCTTCATGAACTTCGTCCTCGCCATCGGTCTGCTCACATTTGTTTACATGGTCCGTTACGAGCATCCGATCTATCTTGACCAACCGGCGGTGATCGGCTGGGTACTGGAAAATTCACCGGCAGCGAAAGCCGGCATTCAGCCAGGCGACAAGATTACCCGTATCGACGGGGAACCGAATCCGACGTGGGAAGATGTGATTCGCAGGGTGCTGGTGAATCAAAACCAGTCCTTGAACGTAACCTTGCAGCGCGGCAACGAGAGTTTCGAGAGGAGTATCAGCCCCCAACCAACGGCGCCCGAGCAACTCGAGAACCTGGGCTGGCTGCCGGATGAGCCGAATATTGTGACCTATCTCGACTCTGGCATGCCGGCTGCCAAAGCGGGAATCAAAATTGGAGACACGATTACGGCAGTTAATGGGCAGACGGTTCGCTCGGTCCAGGCGATGATTCGGCTGCTGCAGGAGAATAAAGACAAACCCGCACAGATTACGGGGCTCCGCGACGGGAAGGAAATGACCTTCGTGGTCACGCCGCAGCTGGAGAAGGTACCAGATGGCGAGCCGCGCTACCGTATTGGCATTCGGTCGGAACCGCAGCACGTGGACAAGCTGCCGCTGGCCAAAGCTTTTTCCAAGTCCCTGGAGCAGAACAAGAAAAACTCCGTGCTCATCCTGGAACTGCTGGAAAGGATGGTTGCCCGCAAGGTTTCCATCAAGCAGATGGAGGGGCCAATCGGAATCGCGAAGGCGTCGGGTGAAGCAGCGAAGCAGCAAGGATGGACGCCGCTGCTGTCGCTGATGTCGGCGATCAGCTTGAACCTGGCGATCTTCAACCTGCTGCCAATCCCGATTCTGGATGGCGGAGTGATCCTGCTGCTGCTCATCGAATCCATCCGCGGACGCGACATCAGCATTCAGATCAAGGAACGCATCTACCAGGTGGCTTATGTCCTGCTGATTCTTTTCGCGGTGGTGGTGATCTACAACGATCTGACTAAGGCCATCCCAGGATTCTCGCGCCTGCCGTAG
- a CDS encoding 1-deoxy-D-xylulose-5-phosphate reductoisomerase: MRRIAILGSTGSIGRSTLSIVESFLDRFTVVSLAAGNNVERLLEQAQRWHPQVVSVSREQHAEQLRSKLRASGLADIEVECGTKGSVKVATHPDVDTVVSAIVGVGGLEATYEAVKAGKTVGLANKESLVVAGELITAEARKQGKPLLPIDSEHNAVHQCMRGGTVEEVERIWLTASGGPFLNKPAAAFEAITVEEALNHPTWKMGRRITIDSATLMNKGFEVIEACRLFNLPPSKVEVVVHPQSTLHSMVEFRDGSILAQLSVTDMRLPILYALTYPERLDSSLKFSMRDLRHLDFCPPDMDKFPCLRLAYEAAEAGGSKTIALNAADEVAVAAFLEGKIGFKGIPEAIESTMGETRREKPQSIEQVLKLDAEARRLAEEHVVRLGPSGVQHPVRIH, from the coding sequence ATGAGACGTATCGCCATCCTGGGATCGACTGGTTCAATCGGTCGCAGCACCCTCAGCATCGTGGAATCCTTTTTGGATCGCTTTACCGTGGTGTCGCTGGCGGCAGGAAACAATGTGGAGCGGCTCTTAGAGCAAGCCCAACGATGGCATCCCCAGGTAGTTTCTGTTTCCCGTGAGCAGCACGCGGAACAGTTGCGTAGCAAGCTGCGCGCATCTGGACTGGCAGATATCGAAGTGGAATGCGGAACGAAAGGTTCGGTAAAGGTCGCCACCCACCCTGATGTCGATACTGTAGTAAGTGCGATTGTGGGAGTGGGAGGCTTGGAAGCCACCTATGAGGCGGTGAAAGCGGGAAAAACGGTTGGCCTGGCAAACAAGGAATCTCTGGTTGTCGCGGGAGAGCTGATTACGGCAGAAGCGCGCAAGCAGGGCAAACCGCTGCTCCCAATCGATAGCGAACATAACGCGGTGCATCAGTGCATGAGGGGCGGTACGGTTGAGGAAGTCGAGCGGATCTGGCTCACTGCGTCTGGCGGCCCGTTTCTGAACAAGCCGGCGGCGGCGTTTGAGGCCATCACGGTGGAAGAAGCACTGAATCATCCTACGTGGAAAATGGGGCGTAGAATTACTATCGACTCAGCCACTTTGATGAACAAAGGATTCGAAGTAATTGAGGCTTGCCGGCTGTTTAACCTGCCGCCCAGCAAGGTCGAAGTGGTGGTGCATCCGCAGTCCACCCTGCACTCGATGGTCGAGTTTCGAGACGGCAGCATTCTGGCGCAACTCTCAGTCACGGATATGCGGTTGCCGATCCTTTATGCGCTAACGTACCCGGAGCGGCTCGATTCGTCCCTAAAATTTAGTATGCGAGACCTCCGGCACCTTGATTTCTGCCCTCCCGATATGGATAAGTTTCCTTGCTTGAGGCTGGCTTATGAGGCGGCAGAGGCTGGTGGTTCGAAAACCATAGCTCTGAACGCAGCCGATGAAGTCGCGGTGGCTGCATTCCTCGAGGGGAAGATCGGCTTTAAGGGAATTCCTGAAGCCATCGAGAGCACAATGGGTGAAACCCGGAGGGAAAAACCACAATCTATAGAGCAGGTATTAAAGTTGGACGCTGAAGCCCGCCGGTTGGCTGAGGAGCACGTGGTCAGGCTGGGGCCGAGTGGGGTACAGCATCCCGTGCGTATTCATTGA
- a CDS encoding aldehyde dehydrogenase family protein — protein MTTTATAPVQLQDSVSKFIASTRKMLINGKWVDSVSGNTFATYDPATGKVLAHVAEGNAADIDLAVRAARHAFENGPWRKMTVSERGRLIWKLGDLIEKNLEEFAELESLDNGKPLTVARAADVPLAVDLFRYMAGWATKIEGNTIPLSVPYTPGARYFAYSLREPVGVVGQIIPWNFPLLMAAWKLGPALAAGCCVVLKPAEQTPLSALRLGELIQEAGFPEGVVNIVPGYGETAGAALAAHPDVDKVAFTGSTEVGKLIVHASAGNLKKVSLELGGKSPNVVFKDADLKVAIPGAASAIFFNHGQCCCAGSRLYVEKDIFDEVVNGVAEQAKKIRIGPGLDPKTQMGPLVSEEQLHRVCGYLESGVSEGAKAVVGGKRHGQHGYFVEPTVLVDTNDKMKIVQEEIFGPVVAALPFERAEEMVNRANDNIYGLAAAVWTKDINKAHSLAAELRAGTVWINCYNIFDAALPFGGYKQSGWGREMGHEVLENYTEVKAVCARIG, from the coding sequence ATGACCACAACTGCAACCGCTCCGGTTCAGCTGCAAGATAGCGTGTCGAAGTTCATCGCCTCAACCCGCAAGATGTTGATCAATGGCAAGTGGGTGGATTCAGTGTCGGGCAACACCTTTGCCACCTACGATCCCGCCACCGGCAAGGTTCTCGCCCACGTCGCCGAAGGAAATGCCGCCGATATCGACCTGGCAGTAAGAGCCGCGCGGCATGCGTTTGAAAATGGCCCGTGGCGGAAAATGACAGTCTCCGAGCGCGGGCGCCTGATCTGGAAGCTGGGGGACCTGATTGAAAAGAATCTGGAAGAATTTGCTGAATTGGAAAGCCTCGACAATGGTAAGCCCCTGACCGTGGCTCGTGCCGCCGACGTTCCATTGGCCGTCGACTTGTTCCGCTACATGGCTGGCTGGGCGACCAAGATCGAAGGCAACACGATTCCGCTTTCCGTGCCCTACACTCCCGGCGCGCGTTATTTTGCTTACAGCCTGCGTGAACCGGTGGGAGTGGTGGGCCAAATCATTCCCTGGAATTTCCCTCTGTTGATGGCTGCTTGGAAGCTCGGCCCAGCGCTGGCAGCGGGCTGCTGCGTCGTTCTGAAGCCGGCCGAACAAACCCCGCTCTCAGCGCTGCGGCTGGGCGAGTTGATTCAGGAAGCCGGATTCCCGGAAGGAGTCGTCAACATCGTTCCCGGATACGGTGAAACTGCCGGGGCAGCGTTGGCGGCACATCCCGACGTCGATAAGGTCGCGTTTACGGGGTCGACAGAAGTTGGAAAGCTGATCGTTCACGCCTCGGCCGGTAATTTGAAAAAGGTTTCCCTCGAACTGGGCGGCAAGTCGCCCAACGTTGTCTTCAAAGATGCTGACCTGAAAGTCGCAATTCCCGGAGCAGCCAGCGCTATTTTCTTCAATCACGGCCAGTGCTGCTGCGCAGGCTCCAGGCTCTATGTCGAGAAAGACATTTTCGACGAAGTAGTGAACGGTGTGGCCGAGCAGGCAAAGAAAATCCGCATCGGGCCGGGGTTGGATCCTAAGACGCAGATGGGTCCGCTGGTTTCCGAGGAGCAATTGCATCGAGTCTGCGGCTATCTGGAATCCGGCGTATCGGAAGGCGCGAAGGCTGTCGTGGGTGGTAAGCGCCACGGCCAGCACGGGTACTTTGTAGAACCTACCGTTCTGGTCGACACAAACGACAAAATGAAGATTGTGCAGGAAGAGATCTTCGGACCTGTAGTCGCGGCGCTGCCCTTTGAGCGGGCCGAGGAGATGGTCAACCGCGCCAACGACAATATTTACGGATTGGCGGCCGCGGTCTGGACGAAAGACATTAACAAAGCCCATTCTCTAGCTGCTGAGCTGCGGGCGGGCACGGTCTGGATCAACTGCTACAACATCTTCGACGCTGCGCTGCCCTTTGGCGGGTACAAGCAGTCAGGATGGGGTCGTGAGATGGGTCACGAAGTCCTTGAGAACTACACCGAAGTCAAAGCGGTGTGTGCGCGCATCGGATGA
- a CDS encoding undecaprenyl-diphosphate phosphatase — MNDYLLSLLLGVIEGLTEFLPVSSTAHLRISEAVLGVDLGNGYWKMFSIVIQLGAILCLPIFFRKRIADFLRTFPRGANGDRTVLTHPLSLILLAFIVTAVPAFLLTKVIGKHLESLAIMGASLLVGGIVMWIVDALYDRGIPRRRTEDIEYIRPLQSIWIGFCQIFSAVFPGTSRSMATIAAGQLAGMSRSAALEFSFFLSMPTMAAATLYDLLRSLRSPKEGGHPIGTAPANPHEWVVLAIGFVVSFIVAYAVVAWFINWVRKRGFVPFAVYRIVLGIAVLVWASRLTG; from the coding sequence ATGAACGATTACCTGCTGTCTCTGCTGCTGGGCGTAATAGAAGGTCTGACTGAATTTCTTCCCGTAAGCTCTACGGCGCATCTGAGAATTTCCGAGGCGGTCCTGGGTGTGGATCTGGGAAATGGCTATTGGAAGATGTTTTCCATCGTGATTCAGCTGGGAGCCATCCTCTGCCTACCGATATTTTTCCGCAAGCGCATCGCAGACTTTCTACGGACGTTCCCCAGAGGCGCCAACGGCGATAGAACTGTTCTTACGCACCCGCTATCGCTCATCCTCCTGGCATTCATTGTGACTGCTGTTCCGGCGTTTCTGCTGACCAAGGTGATTGGCAAGCACCTGGAAAGCCTGGCGATCATGGGCGCATCGTTGCTTGTCGGGGGTATCGTAATGTGGATCGTGGACGCCCTTTATGATCGCGGTATCCCCAGGCGGCGAACGGAAGATATCGAATACATCAGGCCGCTGCAGTCGATATGGATTGGCTTCTGCCAGATTTTTTCCGCGGTCTTTCCCGGGACTTCGCGATCCATGGCAACTATCGCAGCGGGACAGTTGGCGGGGATGTCGCGATCGGCGGCCCTGGAGTTTTCCTTCTTCCTTTCCATGCCGACCATGGCCGCAGCCACGTTATACGACCTGCTGAGATCGCTCCGGTCGCCCAAAGAAGGAGGTCATCCGATTGGGACGGCCCCGGCAAACCCTCACGAATGGGTGGTTCTGGCGATTGGGTTTGTGGTTTCCTTCATTGTCGCCTATGCCGTAGTGGCGTGGTTCATCAACTGGGTGCGCAAACGTGGGTTCGTTCCCTTTGCCGTTTATCGCATTGTGCTGGGGATAGCGGTGCTGGTCTGGGCAAGCCGGTTGACAGGATGA